One genomic segment of Actinoplanes ianthinogenes includes these proteins:
- a CDS encoding sigma-70 family RNA polymerase sigma factor, translating into MSVDQRSTGLGSTGSGSAGREDLDAVAAAWNQARQGCARDRRQRLRDEMIAAAMPLATRLARRFRSRSESLADLEQVARLGLVKAVDRFDPGRGSFTAYAVNTMLGELKRHLRDHSWGVHVPRRMQDAVRELTGHQAALERELGREPTDAQLARRAGIDPGDLDRIRVSAAAYQPVSLNSPVGAGDSELLDLFGELDQAVENAADRLTTADLLARLPERERHIVSAIFFDGQVQTQVAAEMGISQMQVSRALARALAWLREGLLTDLVPRWPATAEAPFEVRATLLPGRELEIVVVGEVDRDNAGLLRTALLDLIRNQPPGQRVVLRLRRVPLLDAAGIRVLLAVYQAACARGVLVTATGVNPLVRRLATGAGLGPMINPPRTNPRPAR; encoded by the coding sequence ATGTCGGTCGACCAACGCAGCACCGGCCTCGGCAGCACCGGCTCCGGCAGCGCGGGCCGGGAGGATCTCGACGCTGTCGCGGCCGCCTGGAACCAGGCGCGGCAGGGGTGTGCCCGGGACCGGCGGCAGCGCTTGCGGGACGAGATGATCGCGGCGGCGATGCCCCTGGCCACGCGGCTGGCCAGGCGGTTCCGGTCACGGTCCGAGTCACTCGCGGATCTGGAGCAGGTGGCGCGACTGGGCCTGGTCAAGGCGGTGGACCGGTTCGACCCGGGACGCGGGTCGTTCACGGCGTACGCCGTCAACACCATGCTGGGCGAGCTGAAACGGCACCTGCGGGACCACTCCTGGGGAGTGCACGTGCCCCGGCGCATGCAGGACGCGGTCCGCGAGCTGACCGGGCACCAGGCGGCGCTGGAGCGGGAGCTGGGCCGGGAGCCCACCGACGCGCAGCTGGCGCGGCGGGCCGGGATCGACCCGGGCGACCTGGACCGGATCCGGGTGTCGGCGGCCGCCTACCAGCCGGTGTCGCTGAACTCGCCGGTCGGCGCGGGCGACTCCGAACTCCTGGACCTGTTCGGCGAGCTGGACCAGGCGGTGGAGAACGCCGCGGACCGGCTCACCACCGCCGACCTGCTGGCCCGCCTGCCGGAGCGGGAACGCCACATCGTGTCCGCGATCTTCTTCGACGGCCAGGTGCAGACCCAGGTCGCCGCGGAGATGGGCATCTCGCAGATGCAGGTGTCGCGCGCGCTGGCCCGCGCACTGGCCTGGCTGCGCGAGGGCCTGCTGACCGACCTGGTGCCGCGCTGGCCGGCGACCGCCGAGGCGCCGTTCGAGGTGCGGGCCACGCTGCTGCCGGGCCGCGAGCTGGAGATCGTCGTGGTGGGCGAGGTCGATCGGGACAACGCCGGGTTGTTGCGGACGGCGCTGCTCGACCTGATCCGCAACCAGCCTCCCGGGCAGCGGGTCGTGCTGCGGTTGCGCCGGGTGCCGCTGCTCGACGCCGCAGGGATCCGGGTGCTGCTCGCGGTCTACCAGGCCGCCTGCGCCCGCGGTGTGCTGGTCACCGCGACCGGCGTGAACCCGCTGGTCCGCCGGCTGGCGACCGGCGCCGGTCTGGGCCCCATGATCAACCCGCCGCGGACGAACCCTCGGCCAGCTCGCTGA
- a CDS encoding MFS transporter, with amino-acid sequence MVAVLCAGATAYSVLQSLAVPALGTLQRELHTTAGGVSWVLTSYLLSASVLTPVIGRLGDLHGKRRAMVGALVALAAGAALSALAHSLPVMLAGRLVQGAGGAVFPLAFAMIRDNVPSESRARAIAAVSAVLSIGGALGTLAAGPILHLLSYHWLFWIPAGLSLVAAGLTAVIAPESGRKPGAGRIGALSVLLFATWLALLLLAITDLSTGHPVRSVTLAGAAALLAVIWGRRELRTTDPLVDLRTLWRPELRATNAATLLLGLGMFAAWMLGPLLLQQDPATGAGFGLPATAVGFYLLPTAAGTLVVTPLVGRFRDTSGWRSALFTGAMITAVAYGWLAFFHQDRVNVLLGLFLEGCGIGLAFAAVAIRTVGEVPPDQTGVVTGVNTIMRTVGGTLGTNLAGALLATVTTTGGEPADAAYTIAFAVFGLALLACAGIALLPARSNPDLRYARSTVPAVAD; translated from the coding sequence GTGGTCGCCGTCCTCTGTGCCGGCGCCACCGCCTACTCGGTCCTTCAGTCGCTCGCCGTCCCGGCCCTGGGCACCCTCCAGCGGGAATTGCACACCACCGCCGGCGGTGTCTCCTGGGTGCTGACGTCCTACCTGCTCAGCGCGTCGGTGCTGACCCCCGTCATCGGCCGGCTCGGCGATCTGCACGGCAAGCGCCGGGCCATGGTCGGCGCGCTGGTCGCCCTGGCCGCCGGCGCCGCCCTGTCCGCGCTCGCGCACAGCCTGCCGGTGATGCTGGCCGGCCGGCTCGTGCAGGGCGCCGGCGGCGCGGTGTTCCCGCTGGCCTTCGCCATGATCCGGGACAACGTGCCGAGCGAGTCGCGGGCCCGGGCGATCGCCGCGGTCTCCGCGGTGCTCAGCATCGGCGGGGCGCTCGGCACGCTGGCCGCCGGACCGATCCTGCACCTGCTGTCGTACCACTGGCTGTTCTGGATACCGGCCGGACTGTCGCTGGTCGCGGCCGGGCTGACCGCCGTGATCGCGCCCGAGTCCGGCCGCAAGCCGGGCGCCGGGCGGATCGGGGCGCTCAGCGTGCTGCTGTTCGCCACCTGGCTGGCACTGCTGCTGCTGGCCATCACCGACCTGTCGACCGGGCATCCGGTTCGCTCGGTGACGCTGGCCGGTGCCGCGGCGCTGCTCGCGGTCATCTGGGGCCGCCGCGAGCTGCGCACCACCGACCCGCTGGTCGACCTGCGCACCCTGTGGCGCCCGGAGCTGCGCGCCACCAACGCTGCCACGCTGCTGCTCGGCCTGGGCATGTTCGCCGCCTGGATGCTCGGCCCGCTGCTGCTGCAACAGGACCCGGCCACCGGCGCCGGTTTCGGCCTGCCGGCCACGGCTGTCGGCTTCTACCTGCTGCCCACGGCCGCCGGCACGCTGGTGGTCACCCCACTGGTCGGCCGGTTCCGGGACACCAGCGGCTGGCGTTCGGCGCTGTTCACCGGGGCGATGATCACCGCGGTCGCCTACGGCTGGCTGGCGTTCTTCCACCAGGACCGGGTCAATGTGCTGCTCGGCCTGTTCCTGGAAGGCTGCGGCATCGGCCTGGCGTTCGCCGCGGTCGCGATCCGCACGGTCGGCGAGGTCCCACCGGACCAGACCGGCGTGGTCACCGGCGTCAACACCATCATGCGCACGGTCGGCGGCACCCTCGGCACCAACCTCGCCGGCGCCCTGCTGGCCACCGTCACCACCACCGGCGGCGAGCCGGCCGACGCCGCTTACACGATCGCCTTCGCCGTCTTCGGCCTGGCACTGCTGGCCTGCGCCGGGATCGCTCTGCTCCCGGCCCGATCAAACCCCGATCTACGGTACGCCCGGAGCAC
- a CDS encoding ABC transporter permease, translated as MKTRQRTPRRVVKRSVALLAFLALWEILPRTVVQPGYLPPFSTVVEAVWDLFATGEIWLHLEISLARSLEGFLLAVLIGVPAGLLIGWFHEVEDYLDPLVQTLRQTPVLALFPVFILFFGIGETSKVVMIFWARSGRSC; from the coding sequence GTGAAGACGAGACAGCGGACCCCGCGACGGGTGGTCAAGCGCAGCGTCGCACTGCTCGCCTTCCTCGCCCTCTGGGAGATCCTGCCCCGGACCGTGGTCCAGCCCGGTTACCTTCCCCCGTTCTCCACCGTGGTCGAGGCCGTCTGGGACCTGTTCGCCACCGGCGAGATCTGGCTGCACCTGGAGATCAGCCTGGCCCGCAGCCTGGAGGGTTTCCTGCTGGCGGTGCTGATCGGGGTCCCGGCCGGCCTGCTGATCGGCTGGTTCCACGAGGTCGAGGACTACCTGGACCCGCTGGTGCAGACCCTGCGCCAGACCCCGGTGCTGGCCCTGTTCCCGGTGTTCATCCTGTTCTTCGGCATCGGCGAGACGTCGAAGGTCGTGATGATCTTCTGGGCACGGTCTGGCCGATCCTGCTGA
- a CDS encoding ABC transporter permease: MGTVWPILLNTIAGVKDVDPVVIRSARAMGARRLDLFRRVILPATVPSIMTGVRLGATFSILMLVVAEYVGAKAGLGALVINSQYAFLIPKMYAAIVVLALLGLTTNAVLVRLQRRATRWKES, translated from the coding sequence CTGGGCACGGTCTGGCCGATCCTGCTGAACACCATCGCGGGCGTCAAGGACGTCGACCCGGTGGTGATCCGCTCGGCGCGGGCCATGGGCGCCCGCCGCCTCGACCTGTTCCGCCGGGTGATCCTGCCGGCCACCGTCCCGTCGATCATGACGGGCGTCCGGCTCGGCGCCACCTTCTCCATCCTGATGCTGGTCGTCGCCGAGTACGTCGGCGCCAAGGCCGGCCTCGGCGCCCTGGTCATCAACAGCCAGTACGCCTTCCTCATCCCCAAGATGTACGCGGCCATCGTCGTGCTGGCGTTGCTGGGGCTCACCACCAACGCCGTACTGGTGCGCCTGCAACGCCGGGCCACCCGATGGAAAGAGAGCTGA
- a CDS encoding ABC transporter substrate-binding protein produces MRRPIALVTALLALTTAAGCAQFRGDGDDADVKPEGAAAADNGKPKVTFRYQSGASYGSIAPFELATKLGYYEGTSVQIKSVGISKSGPEDIQAIAAGSNDIAWTNTAPIIHADVSGLKIKAIVAAGTTLTKDTGGKTISIGGLLAKKSSGITTAKDLEGKKVSVNVRSAQAEYAIRKWAEAGGADPEKIDYVVVAPPNEIQALQQGQVDAAYSWTPAYNKGQEDPGIKVVATEGDMLGDFVTGGFAFSQQFLDAHPEAVKEFVAGYVKAWSWAWEHPAELQEKAAAIITDFKGNADLAKYVYPFGSRPNALIKDADIQFYIDQLTKKGELTAGQVKPTDFYTNDYNPYAKS; encoded by the coding sequence ATGAGACGACCCATCGCACTGGTCACCGCCCTGCTGGCGCTGACCACCGCGGCCGGGTGCGCCCAGTTCCGCGGCGACGGCGACGACGCCGACGTGAAGCCGGAGGGCGCTGCCGCCGCGGACAACGGCAAGCCCAAGGTGACCTTCCGCTACCAGAGCGGCGCCTCGTACGGCTCGATCGCGCCGTTCGAGCTGGCCACCAAGCTGGGCTACTACGAGGGCACCAGCGTGCAGATCAAGAGTGTCGGCATCTCCAAGTCGGGGCCGGAGGACATCCAGGCGATCGCGGCCGGGTCCAACGACATCGCGTGGACCAACACCGCGCCGATCATCCACGCCGACGTCTCCGGGCTGAAGATCAAGGCGATCGTCGCGGCCGGCACCACCCTGACCAAGGACACCGGCGGCAAGACCATCTCGATCGGCGGCCTGCTCGCCAAGAAGAGCAGCGGCATCACCACCGCCAAGGACCTGGAGGGCAAGAAGGTCAGCGTCAACGTGCGCTCCGCCCAGGCCGAGTACGCGATCCGCAAGTGGGCCGAGGCCGGCGGCGCCGACCCCGAGAAGATCGACTACGTGGTGGTGGCCCCGCCGAACGAGATCCAGGCCCTCCAGCAGGGCCAGGTCGACGCGGCGTACTCGTGGACCCCGGCATACAACAAGGGCCAGGAGGACCCGGGCATCAAGGTGGTGGCGACCGAGGGTGACATGCTCGGCGACTTCGTCACCGGCGGCTTCGCGTTCTCCCAGCAGTTCCTGGACGCCCACCCGGAGGCGGTCAAGGAGTTCGTCGCCGGTTACGTGAAGGCGTGGTCCTGGGCCTGGGAGCACCCGGCCGAGTTGCAGGAGAAGGCCGCCGCGATCATCACGGACTTCAAGGGCAACGCCGACCTCGCCAAGTACGTCTACCCCTTCGGCAGCCGCCCCAACGCGCTGATCAAGGACGCGGACATCCAGTTCTACATCGATCAGCTGACCAAGAAGGGCGAGCTCACCGCCGGTCAGGTCAAGCCCACCGATTTCTACACCAATGACTACAACCCGTACGCGAAGTCGTAG
- a CDS encoding VOC family protein, with product MRVRGISWVGVKTDSYQATRDFFADVAGLAVAAERPDFAVFRLPSGDLLEVFGPGADDPPEQFAGEKVVAGLEVDDIDEASATLRAAGIELLGPQQSGSNGYRWQHFRLPDGKVFELSTGPES from the coding sequence ATGCGAGTCAGAGGGATCTCCTGGGTCGGCGTGAAGACCGACTCCTACCAGGCCACACGGGACTTCTTCGCCGACGTCGCGGGGCTGGCCGTCGCTGCCGAGAGGCCGGACTTCGCGGTCTTCCGGCTGCCCAGCGGGGACCTGCTGGAGGTGTTCGGCCCGGGCGCCGACGATCCGCCGGAGCAGTTCGCGGGGGAGAAGGTGGTGGCCGGGCTGGAGGTCGACGACATCGACGAGGCGAGCGCGACGCTGCGGGCGGCCGGGATCGAGTTGCTCGGACCGCAGCAATCCGGCAGCAACGGATATCGCTGGCAGCACTTCCGGCTGCCGGACGGCAAGGTGTTCGAGCTGTCCACCGGGCCGGAGAGCTAG
- a CDS encoding glutamate--cysteine ligase, translating into MLLDPVTGHNVPVAEQVLGALPPEARRQSSLEFRRSMVELVTPVCTGLDEVRDSLIALRRAATAAAERSGARLVPVGATPVAEPQRTVADEPRYRAIVEHYGPIAQDAAVCGCHVHVGVADRELAVQVCNHLRVWLPTLEALAGNSPFYAGADTGYASWRCTQLERWPSLGPTPYFASAEDYDRTVQALIVSEVILDPGMVYWYARLSPRYPTVEVRVADACPTVADAVLLAGLVRALVATAIDRVGDGVAAPPIQDCLLTAAHWHAAHDGLSGTLIDPRSGAARPAWDLVDDLVTTVTPALRRHGDLLRVRAGLVRLRRQGTGAARQRYLFARAASLPALLSELAEGSSAAG; encoded by the coding sequence CTGCTGCTCGACCCGGTCACCGGGCACAACGTGCCGGTGGCCGAGCAGGTGCTGGGCGCGCTGCCACCCGAGGCCCGCAGGCAGAGCAGCCTGGAGTTCCGGCGCAGCATGGTCGAGCTGGTCACCCCGGTCTGCACCGGCCTGGACGAGGTGCGCGACTCGCTGATCGCGCTGCGCCGGGCCGCCACCGCCGCGGCCGAGCGCTCCGGTGCCCGCCTGGTCCCGGTCGGCGCCACCCCGGTCGCCGAGCCGCAGCGGACGGTCGCCGACGAACCCCGGTACCGCGCGATCGTCGAGCACTACGGGCCGATCGCCCAGGACGCGGCGGTCTGCGGCTGCCACGTGCACGTCGGGGTCGCGGACCGGGAACTGGCCGTACAGGTGTGCAACCACCTGCGCGTGTGGCTGCCGACGCTGGAGGCGCTGGCCGGGAACTCGCCGTTCTACGCCGGGGCGGACACCGGTTACGCCAGCTGGCGGTGCACCCAGTTGGAGCGCTGGCCGAGTCTCGGGCCGACGCCCTACTTCGCCTCGGCGGAGGACTACGACCGTACCGTCCAAGCCTTGATCGTCTCCGAGGTGATCCTGGATCCGGGGATGGTCTACTGGTACGCCCGGCTGTCGCCCCGCTACCCGACCGTCGAGGTGCGGGTGGCCGACGCCTGCCCGACGGTGGCCGACGCGGTGCTGCTCGCCGGGCTGGTCCGGGCATTGGTGGCGACCGCGATCGACCGGGTCGGTGACGGCGTGGCCGCACCGCCGATCCAGGACTGCCTGCTGACCGCCGCACACTGGCACGCCGCGCACGACGGGCTGTCCGGCACGCTGATCGACCCACGATCCGGGGCGGCCCGGCCGGCCTGGGACCTGGTCGACGACCTGGTCACCACGGTGACGCCCGCGCTGCGCCGGCACGGCGATCTGCTTCGTGTCCGGGCCGGACTGGTGCGGCTGCGCCGGCAGGGCACCGGGGCGGCCCGCCAGCGGTACCTGTTCGCGCGAGCCGCGAGCCTGCCCGCGCTGCTCAGCGAGCTGGCCGAGGGTTCGTCCGCGGCGGGTTGA
- a CDS encoding TauD/TfdA dioxygenase family protein gives MAIKIDRVAGRIGAEISGVDLSHRLDEGDVAAIRDALHAHKVVFFRGQNLDHAQQIAFARQFGDLTHAHPHEDAAPEDAPEILTIDPRRYEEQYGIDRKQQSRRQYSYYAGWHTDVTAAVNPPAASILRAEVVPAFGGDTAWSNLVAAYEGLSEPLRDFVDGLRAEHRFLASVDTSELNGYQDRINKNLLVAVHPVVRVHPETGERALFVNPGFTTKILGLSAAESRQILDLLFAQIARPAYTVRFRWQPGDIAFWDNRATAHLAPEDLDHLDVQRTLHRVTLIGERPVGPNGFVSELIAGTEFRAQREPVAVGSGA, from the coding sequence ATGGCTATCAAGATTGACCGCGTCGCCGGTCGCATCGGTGCCGAGATCTCCGGTGTCGACCTGTCCCACCGGCTCGACGAGGGCGACGTCGCCGCGATCCGCGATGCCCTGCACGCCCACAAGGTCGTCTTCTTCCGCGGCCAGAACCTCGACCACGCCCAGCAGATCGCCTTCGCCCGCCAGTTCGGCGATCTCACCCACGCCCACCCGCACGAGGACGCGGCCCCGGAGGACGCCCCGGAGATCCTCACCATCGACCCGCGCCGATACGAGGAGCAGTACGGGATCGACCGCAAGCAGCAGAGCCGCCGTCAGTACAGCTACTACGCCGGCTGGCACACCGACGTGACCGCCGCGGTCAACCCGCCGGCCGCCTCGATCCTGCGCGCCGAGGTGGTGCCCGCCTTCGGTGGCGACACCGCCTGGAGCAACCTGGTCGCCGCCTACGAGGGCCTGTCCGAGCCGCTGCGCGACTTCGTCGACGGCCTGCGCGCCGAGCACCGCTTCCTGGCCAGCGTCGACACCAGCGAGCTGAACGGCTACCAGGACCGGATCAACAAGAACCTGCTGGTCGCCGTCCACCCGGTGGTGCGCGTGCACCCGGAGACCGGCGAGCGCGCGCTGTTCGTCAACCCGGGCTTCACCACCAAGATCCTCGGCCTGTCGGCGGCCGAGAGCCGGCAGATCCTGGACCTGCTGTTCGCGCAGATCGCCCGCCCGGCGTACACCGTGCGGTTCCGCTGGCAGCCGGGCGACATCGCCTTCTGGGACAACCGGGCCACCGCCCACCTCGCCCCGGAGGACCTCGACCACCTGGACGTGCAGCGCACCCTGCACCGGGTCACCCTGATCGGGGAGCGCCCGGTCGGCCCGAACGGCTTCGTCTCCGAGCTGATCGCCGGAACCGAATTCCGTGCCCAGCGCGAACCGGTCGCGGTGGGATCCGGTGCCTGA
- a CDS encoding SDR family NAD(P)-dependent oxidoreductase: MVAVGVVAVTGASSGVGRATVLAFARTGVRLILVSRSEPALREVAAECRALGATVRVVVADVIHAEALTAVVDSFGRVDVWVHTAAVMAYGRFEDVPADVFDRVVTTDLLGAANVARVALACFRRQGSGTLIFGGSLLGTVVTPYTSSYVTSKWGLRALVRALRLETRDAPDIHVCLVSPGAVDTPIYRNAANFAGRIGRPPPPIDSPEKVAAAIVRCARRPRGTVTVGLANRLIQFGFVATPALYDVLVGPLMRVAGLSRERVGPHDGNVFVPAPPGAEAVRGGRKRSWAGAAVAGVTLAGVLSVRRRTKR, encoded by the coding sequence ATGGTCGCCGTGGGAGTCGTCGCGGTCACCGGGGCGTCCAGCGGCGTGGGACGGGCCACCGTGCTCGCCTTCGCGCGGACCGGGGTGCGTCTGATACTGGTGTCCCGGTCCGAGCCGGCGCTGCGGGAGGTCGCCGCGGAGTGCCGGGCCCTCGGCGCCACGGTCCGGGTGGTGGTCGCGGACGTGATCCACGCCGAGGCGCTCACTGCCGTGGTGGACTCGTTCGGGCGGGTGGACGTCTGGGTGCACACCGCGGCGGTGATGGCGTACGGGCGGTTCGAGGACGTGCCCGCCGACGTGTTCGACCGGGTGGTGACCACCGACCTGCTCGGCGCGGCGAACGTGGCCCGGGTGGCGCTGGCCTGCTTCCGCCGGCAGGGCAGCGGGACCCTGATCTTCGGCGGTTCGCTGCTCGGCACCGTGGTCACGCCGTACACCAGCTCCTACGTGACCAGCAAGTGGGGGCTGCGCGCCCTGGTGCGGGCGCTGCGGCTGGAGACCCGGGACGCTCCGGACATCCACGTCTGCCTGGTGTCGCCGGGCGCCGTGGACACACCGATCTACCGCAACGCGGCGAACTTCGCCGGTCGGATCGGGCGGCCACCGCCGCCGATCGACTCGCCGGAGAAGGTGGCCGCGGCGATCGTGCGATGCGCCCGCCGGCCGCGCGGAACGGTGACCGTGGGCCTCGCCAACCGGCTCATCCAGTTCGGGTTCGTGGCCACGCCGGCGCTCTACGACGTGCTGGTCGGGCCGCTCATGCGGGTCGCCGGGCTGTCCCGGGAGCGGGTCGGGCCGCACGACGGCAACGTGTTCGTCCCGGCGCCGCCCGGCGCGGAGGCGGTACGGGGTGGCCGCAAGCGGTCCTGGGCCGGCGCCGCGGTCGCCGGGGTGACGCTGGCCGGCGTGCTGTCGGTGCGGCGCCGGACGAAGCGGTGA
- a CDS encoding ABC transporter ATP-binding protein, protein MPDRSIKVRARGVAKEFPARAGDTEGYVAVRDFDLDVRDGEFLVVVGPSGCGKSTVLNLLGGLDRPTGGELLLDGRPIDGPGLDRGIVFQQYALFPWRTALENVEFGLQSKGVARKDRRRIARDYLGLVGLTRFAGNYPHTLSGGMKQRVAIARALAYDPDVLLMDEPFAALDAQTRESLQAQLVRIWQETRKTVIFITHSIEEAVYLGERVAVMTAGPGRIKQIVDIDLGGAERVNEGDIRSSYEFTRLRHELWTLLKAEVDKTAVEPEPVGVGR, encoded by the coding sequence GTGCCTGACAGATCCATCAAGGTGCGTGCCCGCGGCGTAGCCAAGGAGTTCCCGGCCCGCGCCGGTGACACCGAGGGCTACGTCGCGGTCCGCGACTTCGACCTCGACGTCCGCGACGGCGAGTTCCTGGTCGTCGTCGGCCCGAGCGGCTGCGGGAAGTCCACGGTGCTCAACCTGCTCGGCGGCCTGGACCGGCCGACCGGCGGCGAACTCCTGCTCGACGGCCGTCCGATCGACGGCCCGGGCCTGGACCGCGGCATCGTCTTCCAGCAGTACGCCCTGTTCCCGTGGCGCACCGCCCTGGAGAACGTCGAGTTCGGCCTGCAGTCCAAGGGCGTCGCCCGCAAGGACCGCCGGCGGATCGCCCGTGACTACCTGGGCCTGGTCGGCCTGACCAGGTTCGCCGGCAACTACCCGCACACGCTCTCCGGCGGCATGAAGCAGCGGGTGGCGATCGCCCGGGCTCTCGCCTACGACCCGGACGTGCTGCTGATGGACGAGCCGTTCGCGGCCCTGGACGCGCAGACCCGGGAGAGCTTGCAGGCCCAGTTGGTCCGCATCTGGCAGGAGACCCGCAAGACCGTCATCTTCATCACGCACAGCATCGAGGAGGCCGTCTACCTGGGCGAACGCGTCGCCGTGATGACCGCCGGGCCGGGCCGGATCAAGCAGATCGTGGACATCGACCTGGGCGGGGCGGAGCGGGTGAACGAGGGGGACATCCGCTCCAGCTACGAGTTCACCCGGCTGCGGCACGAGCTGTGGACGCTGCTCAAGGCCGAGGTGGACAAGACCGCCGTGGAGCCGGAACCGGTCGGGGTGGGTCGGTGA
- a CDS encoding M20/M25/M40 family metallo-hydrolase: protein MADETHQYLSWHIDDLIGELTEWVRIPSVAGVPEHAQDLLRSAHWLAGALRATGFPEVQVWNAPDAPAVHAEWCAAPGAPTVLIYSHHDVRAAKEEQWVETAPFEAVARDGYVYGRGASDAKGQVLSHLWGIRTHLAVTGRTAPAVNLKVLVEGEEETGSAHLAGLLDEHRDRLGADLVVFSDTMNWHTGQPAVCTSLRGMVSAQLRVHGPLRDVHSGGVSGPAPNPAVELARLIGALHDDRGRITLPGFYDDVLPLTGARRAELAALRYTDEDWLARSETRGIHGEAGYTVLERLWARPAVEVISMLAGDPTGPSRGAVPALAEAALSFRTAPGQCAAKVADRLRQWVAEEIKDGFPYDLSVAEQISQEPYQTPADLPALSVLADATHAGFGVAPGRMGNAGSGPAALLAERIGAPVLFFGTGLVEDRWHDSDERVAVSMLTRGAATLAHFWQRLAAA, encoded by the coding sequence ATGGCCGACGAGACCCACCAGTATCTGTCCTGGCACATCGACGACCTGATCGGCGAGCTGACCGAGTGGGTGCGCATCCCGTCGGTGGCGGGGGTGCCCGAGCACGCCCAGGACCTGCTGCGCTCGGCACACTGGCTGGCCGGGGCGCTGCGCGCCACCGGCTTCCCGGAAGTACAGGTCTGGAACGCGCCGGACGCCCCCGCGGTGCACGCCGAGTGGTGTGCCGCGCCCGGCGCGCCGACCGTGCTGATCTACAGCCATCACGACGTGCGGGCCGCCAAGGAGGAGCAGTGGGTGGAGACCGCCCCGTTCGAGGCGGTGGCGCGCGACGGCTACGTCTACGGGCGCGGTGCCTCGGACGCCAAGGGCCAGGTGCTCAGCCACCTGTGGGGCATCCGCACCCACCTGGCCGTCACCGGCCGCACCGCACCGGCGGTCAACCTGAAGGTGCTGGTGGAGGGCGAGGAGGAGACCGGATCGGCGCACCTGGCCGGCCTGCTCGACGAGCACCGCGACCGGCTCGGCGCCGACCTGGTGGTCTTCTCCGACACGATGAACTGGCACACCGGACAACCCGCCGTCTGCACCAGCCTGCGCGGCATGGTCAGTGCCCAGTTGCGGGTGCACGGGCCGCTGCGGGACGTGCACAGCGGCGGCGTGTCCGGCCCGGCGCCGAACCCCGCCGTCGAACTGGCCCGGCTGATCGGCGCGCTGCACGACGACCGGGGCCGGATCACGCTGCCCGGTTTCTACGACGACGTGCTGCCGCTGACCGGCGCCCGGCGCGCCGAACTCGCGGCGCTGCGCTACACCGACGAGGACTGGCTGGCCCGCTCGGAGACCCGCGGCATCCACGGCGAGGCCGGCTACACCGTGCTGGAACGCCTCTGGGCCCGCCCGGCCGTCGAGGTGATCAGCATGCTCGCCGGCGACCCGACGGGTCCGTCCCGGGGCGCGGTGCCCGCGCTGGCCGAGGCCGCGCTCAGCTTCCGCACCGCACCCGGGCAGTGCGCCGCGAAGGTCGCCGACCGCCTGCGGCAGTGGGTGGCCGAGGAGATCAAAGACGGTTTTCCGTACGACCTGAGCGTCGCCGAGCAGATCTCCCAGGAGCCGTACCAGACGCCCGCGGACCTGCCCGCGCTGTCCGTGCTCGCCGACGCGACGCACGCCGGTTTCGGGGTGGCGCCGGGACGGATGGGCAACGCCGGCAGTGGGCCCGCCGCCCTGCTGGCCGAGCGGATCGGGGCGCCGGTGCTGTTCTTCGGCACCGGCCTGGTCGAAGATCGGTGGCACGACAGTGACGAGCGGGTCGCGGTGTCGATGCTGACCCGTGGCGCCGCGACGCTGGCGCACTTCTGGCAGCGGTTGGCGGCCGCGTGA
- a CDS encoding phosphotransferase has translation MPDREVPLNGGRLTAGVVRIGDTVRRPPSPASPFVAGLLTRLERAGFDGAPRYLGRDPQSRDILTFIPGEVPAKWRTFGDEQIAAAATLLRGLHDASRPLGDGAVVCHHDPGPNNTVFQDGLPVAFIDFDFAAPGDPLQDVGYLAWSWCLSSKPSRGDPATQAAQVRVLADAYGLTPDQRRSLPAAIEQRLLRNERFWRDHPGRVAGPDPAEVLAWTRTELAFVRGCHATLTAALR, from the coding sequence ATGCCCGACCGCGAGGTGCCCCTGAACGGCGGCCGCCTGACCGCCGGTGTCGTACGGATCGGCGACACGGTGCGGCGCCCGCCATCGCCCGCGTCCCCGTTCGTGGCCGGCCTGCTCACGCGGCTGGAGCGGGCCGGTTTCGACGGCGCGCCCCGCTACCTGGGCCGAGACCCGCAGAGCCGCGACATCCTCACCTTCATCCCGGGCGAGGTCCCCGCCAAGTGGCGCACTTTCGGCGACGAGCAGATCGCCGCGGCCGCCACACTGCTGCGCGGCCTGCACGACGCGAGCCGTCCCCTCGGCGACGGCGCCGTCGTCTGCCACCACGACCCCGGCCCGAACAACACCGTCTTCCAGGACGGACTGCCGGTCGCCTTCATCGACTTCGACTTCGCCGCGCCCGGTGACCCGCTCCAGGACGTCGGCTATCTGGCCTGGTCGTGGTGCCTGTCCTCGAAGCCGTCCCGGGGCGATCCGGCCACTCAGGCGGCCCAGGTCCGCGTCCTGGCCGACGCTTACGGTCTCACGCCTGATCAGCGCCGCTCCCTGCCCGCCGCGATCGAGCAGCGGCTGCTCCGCAACGAGCGTTTCTGGCGCGACCACCCCGGACGCGTCGCCGGCCCGGACCCGGCCGAGGTGCTGGCCTGGACCCGCACGGAGCTCGCTTTCGTCCGCGGCTGCCACGCCACCCTCACCGCCGCCCTGAGGTAA